The Streptomyces sp. NBC_00224 genome has a window encoding:
- a CDS encoding ABC transporter permease produces MSTTAVEPRVGTPSPGTPASRMKSLARAELTLLGRNKAAMFTALVLPAMLTFSMSSAARGMDLKDTGLTVGTVLLPGSLGYVLLFAVYSALVGVFVVRREELVLKRLRTGELRDREILAGAALPPVALALVQCVLLAVGCTLVMDMAAPRAVWLAVTGLALGAALMCVLAAATAAFTRSAEAAQISVMPMLLLSMVGSGMVVPVDLMPDAMASVCELLPLSPAIALIRGGWTGGLDTGEVLGHLATAVAWTLLGVFAVRKWFRWEPRR; encoded by the coding sequence ATGAGCACCACGGCCGTGGAACCGCGCGTCGGGACGCCCTCGCCCGGCACCCCCGCCTCCCGGATGAAGTCGCTCGCCCGCGCCGAACTCACCCTGCTCGGCCGCAACAAGGCGGCGATGTTCACCGCGCTCGTGCTGCCCGCGATGCTCACCTTCTCCATGAGCTCGGCCGCGCGCGGAATGGACCTGAAGGACACCGGGCTGACCGTCGGCACGGTCCTGCTGCCCGGCTCGCTCGGCTACGTGCTGCTCTTCGCCGTCTACTCGGCCCTCGTCGGCGTCTTCGTCGTACGCCGGGAAGAGCTCGTCCTGAAGCGGCTGCGCACCGGCGAGCTGCGGGACCGCGAGATCCTCGCCGGCGCCGCGCTCCCGCCGGTGGCGCTGGCGCTCGTGCAGTGCGTGCTGCTGGCAGTCGGCTGCACCCTCGTGATGGACATGGCCGCGCCCCGCGCGGTGTGGCTCGCGGTGACCGGACTCGCCCTGGGCGCCGCCCTGATGTGCGTCCTGGCGGCGGCGACCGCGGCCTTCACCCGGTCCGCGGAGGCCGCGCAGATCTCGGTGATGCCGATGCTGCTCCTGTCGATGGTGGGCTCCGGCATGGTCGTACCGGTGGACCTCATGCCCGACGCGATGGCGTCGGTCTGCGAACTGCTGCCGCTCTCCCCGGCGATCGCCCTGATCAGGGGCGGCTGGACCGGCGGGCTCGACACCGGCGAGGTGCTCGGCCACCTCGCCACGGCGGTGGCCTGGACGCTGCTCGGCGTGTTTGCTGTACGCAAGTGGTTCCGCTGGGAACCACGGCGCTGA
- a CDS encoding Lsr2 family protein, with protein sequence MAQRVVVTLSDDLDGGDAAETVTFGLDGKAYEIDLNPANAKKLRKALAPFVEAGRKQSKSGRAFRHTAVAPDPAAVRAWARSNQMEVPARGRIPKKVYEAFGAAV encoded by the coding sequence GTGGCTCAACGCGTAGTGGTCACGCTCTCCGACGACCTGGACGGCGGAGACGCGGCGGAAACGGTCACGTTCGGCCTGGACGGGAAGGCCTACGAGATCGACCTCAATCCCGCCAATGCAAAGAAACTGCGCAAGGCCCTCGCCCCGTTCGTCGAGGCGGGCCGCAAGCAGTCGAAGTCCGGGAGGGCGTTCCGGCACACGGCCGTGGCCCCCGACCCGGCGGCGGTCCGCGCCTGGGCCCGGTCGAACCAGATGGAGGTGCCCGCGCGCGGCCGCATCCCCAAGAAGGTCTACGAGGCGTTCGGCGCGGCGGTCTGA
- a CDS encoding ABC transporter ATP-binding protein: MPDVIEVEELRRTYAGGFEAVRGISFSVARGELFALLGTNGAGKTSTVELLEGLAPPSAGSVRVLGHDPYTERAAVRPRTGVMLQEGGFPSELTVAETVRMWAGCTSGARPVGEALELVGLARRADVRVKQLSGGEKRRLDLALALLARPEVLFLDEPTTGLDAEGRHTTWELVRELRDAGTTVLLTTHYLEEAEALAERLAILHEGRIAAAGRVDEVVAAQPSHLSFELPDGYHLGDLPPLALLGVSSHRTEGRTVRLKTTALQHAATELLLWARDSRVELRGLDIRAASLEEAFLQIAREQESTR, encoded by the coding sequence ATGCCAGATGTGATCGAGGTCGAGGAGCTGCGGCGCACTTACGCCGGGGGCTTCGAGGCCGTTCGTGGAATCTCCTTCTCCGTGGCGCGCGGCGAGCTCTTCGCGCTGCTCGGCACCAACGGCGCGGGCAAGACGTCCACCGTCGAGCTGCTCGAAGGCCTCGCCCCGCCGAGCGCCGGATCCGTCCGGGTGCTCGGCCACGACCCGTACACCGAGCGCGCCGCCGTACGCCCCCGCACCGGGGTGATGCTCCAGGAGGGCGGCTTCCCGTCCGAGCTGACGGTGGCCGAAACCGTACGGATGTGGGCGGGATGTACGAGTGGTGCCCGGCCGGTGGGCGAGGCGCTGGAGCTCGTCGGGCTCGCCCGGCGCGCGGACGTACGCGTCAAGCAGCTGTCCGGCGGCGAGAAGCGGCGGCTCGATCTCGCCCTCGCCCTGCTCGCCCGGCCCGAGGTGCTCTTCCTCGACGAGCCGACCACCGGCCTGGACGCCGAGGGCCGCCACACCACCTGGGAGCTGGTCCGCGAACTGCGGGACGCGGGCACCACCGTGCTGCTGACCACCCACTACCTGGAGGAGGCCGAGGCGCTCGCCGAGCGGCTCGCGATCCTCCACGAGGGGCGCATCGCCGCCGCCGGGCGCGTGGACGAGGTGGTCGCCGCCCAGCCCTCGCACCTCTCCTTCGAGCTGCCCGACGGCTACCACCTGGGCGACCTCCCGCCGCTCGCCCTGCTCGGGGTCAGCAGCCACCGGACCGAGGGCCGGACCGTACGGCTGAAGACCACCGCGCTCCAGCACGCCGCCACCGAGCTGCTGCTGTGGGCCCGGGACAGCCGCGTCGAGCTGCGCGGCCTCGACATCCGGGCCGCCTCCCTCGAAGAGGCCTTCCTGCAGATCGCCCGGGAACAGGAGTCGACCCGATGA